Proteins from one Variovorax sp. TBS-050B genomic window:
- a CDS encoding SDR family oxidoreductase, whose protein sequence is MSKTILITGAGSGFGEAAAIGMARNGHQVIATVQVSPQVTPLREKAKSLGLSNLRVERLDLTDRFDIAQALTWDFDVLWNNAGQGESGPVWEIPIELVRRNFEINVFLPLVLTQGVVQKWVSRKTPGKVVFTSSMGGLFTPANWGTYVSTKHALESIAEALQQELRPHGIKIQTINPGAYYTGYNETMADNAFRWLDDARNFTKRADLRKGFDDFFATPEGKMDPQEMIDRMIEIVPADTGRFRNVVPKAIEDMLKLHQHSAWENTI, encoded by the coding sequence ATGAGCAAGACCATCCTCATCACCGGCGCGGGCAGCGGCTTCGGCGAAGCCGCCGCCATCGGCATGGCCCGGAACGGACACCAGGTGATCGCCACCGTGCAGGTGTCGCCGCAGGTCACGCCGCTGCGCGAGAAGGCGAAATCGCTCGGACTTTCCAACCTCCGCGTCGAGCGGCTCGATCTGACCGACCGCTTCGACATCGCTCAGGCGCTGACCTGGGACTTCGACGTGCTCTGGAACAACGCCGGCCAGGGCGAGAGCGGACCGGTCTGGGAGATCCCGATCGAACTGGTCCGGCGCAATTTCGAGATCAACGTCTTCCTGCCGCTGGTGCTGACGCAGGGCGTCGTGCAGAAGTGGGTGAGCCGCAAGACACCGGGCAAGGTGGTGTTCACCTCGTCGATGGGCGGTCTCTTCACGCCCGCGAACTGGGGCACCTACGTCTCGACCAAGCATGCGCTGGAATCGATCGCCGAGGCGCTGCAGCAGGAGCTCAGGCCGCACGGCATCAAGATCCAGACGATCAATCCGGGCGCCTACTACACGGGCTACAACGAGACCATGGCGGACAACGCCTTCCGCTGGCTCGACGACGCCCGCAACTTCACCAAGCGCGCCGACCTGCGCAAGGGCTTCGACGACTTCTTCGCGACACCCGAAGGGAAGATGGACCCGCAGGAGATGATCGACCGCATGATCGAGATCGTGCCGGCCGACACGGGCAGGTT